A region from the Ascaphus truei isolate aAscTru1 unplaced genomic scaffold, aAscTru1.hap1 HAP1_SCAFFOLD_3107, whole genome shotgun sequence genome encodes:
- the LOC142483236 gene encoding SH3 domain-binding protein 2-like: MFKAMNSDGSPKDGLFGIRNSSKAGKVLVVWDKLADKLRNYRIFEKDSNVYLEGEQMFRDFGTLVEHYYSNTLPSHESLLLQHAYGCVTPR; encoded by the exons ATGTTCAAAGCCATGAATTCCGACGGAAGTCCCAAGGACGGACTGTTCGGCATTAGGAATTCTTCAAAGGCAGGAAAG GTTTTGGTTGTATGGGACAAGCTCGCTGACAAGTTAAGGAACTACAGAATTTTTGAGAAG GATTCCAACGTTTACCTTGAGGGAGAGCAAATGTTTCGAGATTTTGGAACTTTGGTTGAACACTACTATAGCAATACATTGCCTAGCCACGAGAGTCTGCTTCTTCAACATGCATACGGTTGCGTAACTCCAAGGTGA